In a genomic window of Lysobacterales bacterium:
- the nuoN gene encoding NADH-quinone oxidoreductase subunit NuoN translates to MIFAHADLDLILPELVLLGGTLLLLMVDLFVRQQGRWLTHTLSVLLLLATGAVVIAQGMTLDAVAWSGTYQRDVLAAVLKVAIFGISALCLVYARPYLADRGLWAGEFYSLVLFAALGMSILVSAASLITIYLGLELMALSTYALVALDRDNGRASEAAMKYFVLGALASGMLLYGMSMLYGASGTLELRAIAAALGSNDASNALLAFGLAFVVVGLAFKLGAAPFHMWLPDVYQGAPTAVTTFIGSAPKLAAFAMAYRLLETALGGLSDQWGDMLSLLAVASLAVGNLAAIMQSNLKRMLAYSTISHVGFLLLGLVQGTPAGYAAALFYAIVYALMSAGAFGMIQWLARRGFEAEEISDLRGLHQRAPWAAFMMLLFMASLAGVPPLVGFFGKLMVLKAVIDAGRMWLAVSAVVFAVIGAWYYLRVIKVMYFDPPEGADAMPSRDAGISFGLSANALAQLGLGLYWGPLIAWCLRAFA, encoded by the coding sequence ATGATCTTCGCCCACGCCGACCTCGACCTGATCCTGCCCGAGCTGGTGCTGCTCGGCGGCACCCTGCTGCTGCTGATGGTCGACCTGTTCGTCCGCCAGCAGGGCCGCTGGCTCACCCACACGCTGTCGGTGCTGCTGCTGCTGGCCACCGGCGCGGTGGTGATCGCCCAGGGCATGACCCTGGACGCGGTCGCCTGGTCCGGCACCTACCAGCGCGACGTCCTGGCCGCGGTGCTGAAGGTCGCCATCTTCGGCATCAGCGCGCTGTGCCTGGTCTACGCTCGGCCCTACCTGGCCGACCGCGGCCTGTGGGCCGGCGAGTTCTACAGCCTGGTGCTGTTCGCCGCCCTGGGCATGTCGATCCTGGTCTCGGCCGCCAGCCTGATCACCATCTACCTGGGCCTGGAGCTGATGGCCCTGTCGACCTACGCCCTGGTGGCGCTGGACCGCGACAACGGCCGCGCCTCCGAGGCGGCCATGAAGTACTTCGTGCTGGGCGCGCTGGCCTCGGGCATGCTGCTGTACGGCATGTCGATGCTGTACGGCGCCAGCGGCACCCTTGAGCTGCGCGCGATCGCCGCGGCGCTGGGCAGCAACGACGCCAGCAACGCGCTGCTCGCCTTCGGCCTGGCCTTCGTGGTGGTCGGCCTGGCCTTCAAGCTGGGCGCCGCGCCCTTCCATATGTGGCTGCCCGACGTCTATCAGGGCGCGCCCACCGCGGTCACCACCTTCATCGGCTCGGCGCCCAAGCTGGCGGCGTTCGCGATGGCCTACCGGCTGCTGGAGACGGCGCTCGGCGGCCTGTCCGACCAGTGGGGCGACATGCTCAGCCTGCTCGCGGTCGCCTCGCTGGCGGTCGGAAACCTGGCGGCGATCATGCAGAGCAACCTCAAGCGCATGCTCGCGTACTCGACCATCTCGCACGTCGGCTTCCTGCTGCTCGGCCTGGTCCAGGGCACCCCGGCCGGCTACGCCGCGGCGCTGTTCTACGCGATCGTCTACGCGCTGATGTCGGCCGGCGCGTTCGGCATGATCCAGTGGCTGGCCCGGCGCGGCTTCGAGGCCGAGGAGATCTCCGACCTGCGCGGCCTGCACCAGCGGGCGCCCTGGGCGGCCTTCATGATGCTGCTGTTCATGGCCTCGCTGGCCGGCGTGCCGCCGCTGGTCGGCTTCTTCGGCAAGCTGATGGTGCTGAAGGCGGTGATCGACGCCGGTCGCATGTGGCTGGCGGTCAGCGCGGTGGTGTTCGCGGTGATCGGCGCCTGGTACTACCTGCGCGTCATCAAGGTCATGTACTTCGATCCCCCCGAGGGCGCCGACGCCATGCCCTCGCGCGATGCCGGGATCAGCTTCGGGTTGTCGGCCAATGCCCTGGCGCAGCTCGGCCTGGGCCTGTACTGGGGCCCGCTGATCGCCTGGTGCCTGCGCGCCTTCGCCTGA
- a CDS encoding NADH-quinone oxidoreductase subunit M — translation MSSWPLLSLLIWLPILGGFAVLAAGPRLARPLTLLIAALVMALSVPLYLGYDAAATGIDTMQFIERHVWIAAIGAQYALGVDGISVTLILLTAFVTVLVVLGAWQSIKDRPHQYLAAFLILEGFMIGVFCALDALLFYVFFEGMLIPMFIIIGIWGGPNRVYATLKFFLYTFLGSVFMLLALIWLYLQAGTFDLYVLSRLSGMDLATQSWLFFAFLVAFAVKVPMFPVHTWLPDAHVEAPTGGSVVLAAIMLKIGGYGFLRFTLPIVPDAGQEWAWLVIALSLVAVVYIGFVALVQQDMKKLIAYSSISHMGFVTLGIFIAFTLLRIDGNEMGAQLALSGAMVQMISHGFISGAMFTCVGVLYDRMHSRMIGDYGGVANVMPWFAALFVLFAMANSGLPGTSGFVGEFMVILAAFQANVWVAALAALTLVIGAAYTLWLVRRVLYGVVANDNVRALTDINGREALVLGAFAAAVLLFGIWPQPLTALMENSIGHVAQLLLATKL, via the coding sequence ATGAGCTCCTGGCCTCTTCTCAGTCTGCTGATCTGGTTGCCGATCCTGGGCGGCTTCGCCGTCCTTGCGGCCGGCCCGCGCCTGGCGCGCCCGCTGACCCTGCTGATCGCCGCGCTGGTGATGGCGCTGTCGGTGCCGCTGTACCTGGGCTACGACGCCGCCGCCACCGGCATCGACACCATGCAGTTCATCGAGCGCCACGTGTGGATCGCCGCGATCGGCGCCCAGTACGCGCTGGGCGTCGACGGCATCTCGGTGACGCTGATCCTGCTCACCGCCTTCGTCACCGTGCTGGTGGTGCTGGGCGCCTGGCAGTCGATCAAGGATCGCCCGCACCAGTACCTGGCCGCCTTCCTGATCCTGGAAGGTTTCATGATCGGCGTGTTCTGCGCGCTCGACGCCCTGCTGTTCTACGTGTTCTTCGAGGGCATGCTGATCCCGATGTTCATCATCATCGGCATCTGGGGCGGCCCGAACCGCGTCTACGCGACCTTGAAGTTCTTCCTGTACACCTTCCTCGGCTCGGTGTTCATGCTGCTGGCGCTGATCTGGCTGTACCTGCAGGCGGGCACCTTCGACCTGTACGTGCTGTCGCGGCTCTCCGGCATGGACCTGGCCACCCAGAGCTGGCTGTTCTTCGCCTTCCTGGTCGCATTCGCGGTCAAGGTGCCGATGTTCCCGGTGCACACCTGGCTGCCGGACGCCCACGTCGAGGCGCCGACCGGCGGCTCGGTGGTGCTGGCGGCGATCATGCTGAAGATCGGCGGCTACGGCTTCCTGCGCTTCACCCTGCCGATCGTCCCCGACGCCGGGCAGGAGTGGGCGTGGCTGGTGATCGCGCTGAGCCTGGTGGCGGTGGTCTACATCGGCTTCGTCGCCCTGGTCCAGCAGGACATGAAGAAGCTGATCGCCTACTCGTCGATCTCGCACATGGGCTTCGTGACCCTGGGCATCTTCATCGCCTTCACGCTGCTGCGCATCGACGGCAACGAGATGGGCGCCCAGCTCGCGCTGTCCGGCGCCATGGTGCAGATGATCTCGCACGGCTTCATCTCCGGCGCCATGTTCACCTGCGTCGGCGTGCTCTACGACCGCATGCACAGCCGCATGATCGGCGACTACGGCGGCGTCGCCAACGTGATGCCCTGGTTCGCCGCGCTGTTCGTGCTGTTCGCCATGGCCAACAGCGGCCTGCCCGGCACCTCCGGGTTCGTCGGCGAGTTCATGGTGATCCTGGCGGCGTTCCAGGCCAACGTCTGGGTCGCGGCGCTGGCCGCGCTGACCCTGGTGATCGGCGCCGCCTACACGCTGTGGCTGGTGCGCCGGGTGCTGTACGGCGTGGTCGCCAACGACAACGTCCGCGCCCTGACCGACATCAACGGCCGCGAGGCCCTGGTGCTGGGTGCCTTCGCCGCCGCCGTGCTGCTGTTCGGCATCTGGCCGCAGCCGCTGACCGCGCTGATGGAGAACTCCATCGGCCACGTCGCCCAGCTCCTGCTGGCGACCAAGCTCTGA